A single genomic interval of Bacteroidota bacterium harbors:
- a CDS encoding DegT/DnrJ/EryC1/StrS family aminotransferase, with amino-acid sequence MEVPFLDLKAQYNSIKDEVNASIQQVLDRTAFAGGPFVEQFEESFATYCQTKHAVGVSNGTAAIWLALAGLGVGHGDEVITTANTFIATAEAISFAGATPVLVDINETTHNMDPEAVEAAITPRTKAIIPVHLFGQMADLDPIMKIARKHNLFVVEDASQSHGATYNGRRAGSIGDVGCFSFYPGKNLGAYGEAGGVVTNDADLAARIKMIRDHGQSKKYIHKVIGWNGRMDGIQGAVLSVKLKYIDQWNELRRQHAREYTNVLASVPGIVTPTVASYGTHVFHIYAIRMAERDAVMQELRDNGVACGIHYPVPVHLQEAYASLNYKEGDFPVAEKCASEYISLPMFPELTPSHILHVTETLKQIAGAQHAEEVGGDGHASSYTKTSIVS; translated from the coding sequence ATGGAAGTACCATTCTTAGATCTCAAAGCGCAGTATAATTCTATAAAGGATGAAGTAAACGCATCCATTCAGCAGGTGCTCGACAGAACTGCTTTTGCCGGCGGTCCGTTTGTCGAGCAATTTGAGGAGTCTTTTGCCACTTATTGCCAGACCAAACACGCTGTAGGCGTAAGTAACGGTACAGCAGCCATCTGGCTTGCCTTAGCCGGCCTGGGCGTTGGGCATGGTGACGAGGTCATCACAACAGCAAACACGTTTATTGCAACAGCAGAAGCAATTTCTTTTGCCGGCGCAACACCTGTGCTCGTGGATATCAATGAAACCACGCACAACATGGATCCGGAAGCGGTTGAAGCAGCGATCACGCCGCGGACCAAAGCCATCATTCCTGTACACTTATTTGGACAGATGGCGGACCTTGATCCAATTATGAAAATCGCACGCAAGCATAATCTCTTTGTTGTAGAAGATGCTTCGCAGTCGCATGGTGCGACCTACAACGGTCGTCGGGCCGGCTCCATCGGAGATGTTGGGTGTTTCAGCTTCTACCCTGGCAAAAACCTCGGTGCTTATGGCGAAGCTGGCGGCGTGGTGACCAACGATGCGGATCTTGCTGCCAGGATCAAAATGATTCGTGACCACGGGCAGTCCAAAAAGTATATCCACAAAGTTATTGGCTGGAACGGCCGCATGGATGGCATCCAGGGCGCTGTACTTTCCGTTAAACTGAAGTACATCGACCAGTGGAATGAACTGCGCCGGCAACATGCCCGCGAGTACACCAACGTACTTGCCAGTGTACCGGGCATCGTTACGCCAACGGTTGCTTCATACGGCACGCACGTATTCCATATTTATGCGATCCGGATGGCGGAACGGGATGCTGTCATGCAGGAGTTGCGTGACAATGGCGTGGCTTGCGGCATTCACTATCCGGTGCCTGTTCACTTGCAGGAAGCATATGCGTCGCTGAACTACAAAGAAGGAGACTTCCCGGTTGCTGAAAAATGTGCCTCTGAGTACATCTCGCTGCCTATGTTTCCTGAATTGACGCCTTCACACATCTTGCACGTCACCGAAACACTGAAGCAAATTGCCGGTGCGCAACACGCTGAAGAAGTTGGCGGTGATGGGCATGCATCGAGCTATACAAAAACCTCGATTGTGTCCTGA
- a CDS encoding acyltransferase yields MDYVRIADDVQLGEGAKVYAFVNLYGCTIGAHTKIGTFVEIQKGASIGDHCKISSHSFVCEGVTIEDRVFIGHGVMFINDLYPRATNGDGSLQTEEDWDCVDTVIEEGVSIGSNATILGGVRIGKNAIVGAGAVVTKDVPPATIVAGNPARIIRKISQSESNGSTILRSQSAV; encoded by the coding sequence ATGGACTACGTACGCATTGCTGATGATGTACAGTTGGGGGAAGGCGCAAAAGTATATGCTTTTGTAAACCTGTACGGCTGTACCATCGGTGCACATACAAAGATCGGCACATTTGTCGAAATCCAGAAAGGCGCCTCCATTGGCGACCACTGCAAAATTTCCAGCCATTCTTTTGTCTGCGAAGGCGTCACGATCGAAGACCGGGTTTTTATTGGTCACGGCGTGATGTTCATCAACGATCTCTACCCCCGGGCAACCAATGGCGACGGTTCGTTGCAAACAGAGGAAGACTGGGACTGTGTAGATACAGTTATTGAAGAAGGGGTTTCTATCGGCTCAAATGCCACCATTCTTGGCGGTGTCCGAATCGGTAAAAACGCCATAGTAGGCGCTGGTGCTGTTGTAACAAAAGACGTCCCCCCTGCCACGATTGTGGCCGGCAACCCAGCCCGCATTATACGCAAGATTAGCCAATCAGAATCCAATGGAAGTACCATTCTTAGATCTCAAAGCGCAGTATAA